A portion of the Juglans microcarpa x Juglans regia isolate MS1-56 chromosome 1D, Jm3101_v1.0, whole genome shotgun sequence genome contains these proteins:
- the LOC121248822 gene encoding uncharacterized protein LOC121248822, protein MSAILAPFQLLELNLISAQDLANVSRSMRTYAVAWVHPDRKLSTRVDTQGDNNPTWNDKFVFRVDDEFLYSDTSAIMVEIYTLHWFRDVHVGTVRVLVGNILPNTPRAFRQRNFQSPAGMRFVALQVRRPSGRPQGILNIGVGVLNSSMRSMPLYTQLNSSGAVGYRHLMGEDDSHLQGNGSIQTAVSKPSGLRRTKSDTSSMIRSELRASELRGVPKKGKPSSTVNGSDVGPKKKKFWSRASNSLLSGSDVGNGKKRHNKNTKKSRPSSVISGSEVSGYVSVKDKTGKSSSIVSGSEVSRDPPPKKGYKKRGKGKPSSVQSESEAAPEVDPPTKRVVLNEKPIRETDNWSESEVDTPKVRLSTLEKAGFYLDFENPRKSRMTPMHSNATPMPVRMTPLHTRGTPKHPRLIQVHPRATPIRTKSFHKFNGLLEYGTPRRSALMDYNITPRKSVLPNARVFLTESELGPSPSEVAAEMAKVQRLDEEGSSLVGGASMDESVEGLQSKLERWRTELPPVYDHGEFSSVMSSKNNEHEQHKPDGGNGNGLFSCFSNICGCQCQIVCGGDSANKLSKKVGSGRIHRRNASSEKVGFV, encoded by the coding sequence ATGTCAGCCATTCTAGCCCCCTTCCAGCTCTTGGAACTAAATCTCATATCCGCTCAAGACCTCGCCAATGTCTCCCGGTCCATGCGGACCTACGCCGTGGCTTGGGTACACCCAGACCGGAAGCTTTCGACCCGAGTCGACACCCAGGGAGACAACAACCCCACCTGGAACGACAAGTTCGTCTTCCGCGTGGACGACGAGTTTCTATACTCCGACACCTCGGCCATCATGGTCGAGATCTACACGCTCCACTGGTTCCGGGACGTCCACGTGGGGACCGTCCGTGTCCTCGTCGGGAATATCCTCCCTAACACGCCCCGGGCGTTCCGTCAGCGCAACTTCCAGTCGCCGGCTGGGATGCGTTTCGTGGCGCTCCAGGTCCGCAGGCCCTCGGGCCGGCCCCAGGGGATTCTGAACATTGGCGTGGGAGTGCTTAACAGCTCCATGCGGAGCATGCCGTTGTACACGCAGCTCAACTCCTCCGGTGCAGTTGGGTATCGCCACCTGATGGGAGAGGATGACTCGCATCTCCAAGGGAACGGGTCCATTCAGACGGCTGTTTCCAAACCTTCCGGCCTCCGGCGCACCAAGAGTGACACCAGCTCCATGATCAGGTCTGAACTCCGGGCCTCAGAACTCCGAGGGGTcccaaagaaaggaaaaccgaGCTCCACAGTCAACGGGTCGGATGTGGgtcccaagaaaaagaaattctggTCGAGAGCAAGCAACTCGTTGCTCAGCGGTTCAGACGTCGGGAACGGCAAAAAGAGACACAATAAGAACACAAAGAAGTCCAGGCCCAGCTCCGTAATAAGTGGATCCGAAGTCAGCGGGTACGTATCAGTTAAGGATAAAACCGGAAAATCGAGTTCGATAGTCAGCGGGTCGGAAGTTAGCCGAGACCCACCACCTAAGAAGGGCTATAAAAAAAGGGGTAAAGGCAAACCGAGTTCCGTCCAAAGCGAGTCGGAGGCAGCACCTGAAGTAGACCCGCCGACGAAACGGGTAGTGTTGAATGAAAAACCCATTAGAGAAACCGACAACTGGTCAGAGTCGGAGGTGGACACGCCGAAAGTGAGACTGAGCACACTTGAAAAAGCAGGTTTCTACTTGGATTTCGAGAACCCGAGAAAATCCCGCATGACGCCCATGCACTCAAATGCGACACCCATGCCTGTCCGCATGACGCCCTTGCATACACGTGGGACACCCAAGCATCCACGTCTGATACAGGTCCACCCACGCGCTACACCCATTCGTACGAAATCCTTCCACAAGTTCAACGGGTTGTTAGAGTACGGAACGCCGCGCAGGTCGGCGTTGATGGACTACAATATTACCCCGCGCAAGTCGGTATTACCTAACGCAAGGGTGTTCTTGACAGAGTCTGAGCTGGGTCCATCGCCGTCTGAAGTGGCAGCAGAAATGGCTAAGGTGCAGCGACTGGACGAGGAAGGGAGCTCATTGGTGGGCGGCGCCAGCATGGACGAGAGCGTGGAAGGGCTACAGTCTAAGCTAGAGCGTTGGCGAACCGAGCTCCCGCCCGTGTATGACCATGGTGAGTTCTCGAGCGTGATGTCGAGCAAGAATAATGAACATGAGCAGCATAAACCAGATGGCGGTAACGGCAACGGCTTGTTCTCGTGCTTTAGCAATATCTGTGGGTGTCAGTGCCAGATCGTTTGCGGTGGCGACTCTGCAAACAAACTAAGCAAGAAAGTTGGAAGTGGGAGAATCCACCGACGAAATGCCTCGTCCGAGAAGGTGGGTTTCGTTTGA